TCCTCTCGGCGCAGATCCTGATGGGCATCGGGCTCGGCGTCGTCCTGCTCCTGGGCAGCGATCGCCGCGTGGACGGTGTCAAGGCGCTCGCCCTGCGCGGCTTCGATGGCTTGAGCAACCTGGTGCGGGTGACGCAGGTGTTCGGGGACGTGCTGTCTTATCTGCGGCTCTTCGCGCTCGGCCTGGCTTCCGCCTCGATGGCGATGACCTTCAACGGCTTGGCCCGCGATGTCGCGACCGAGCTACCCGGTCTGGGGCTGCTGCTCGCCATCCTCATCCTCTTGGCCGGTCACACGCTCAATCTGCTGCTCGCGCTCATGAGCGGCGTGGTCCACGGGCTGCGCCTGAACTTCATCGAATTCTACAACTGGGCGCTGGCCGGCGAAGGCTACCCCTTCAAACCCTTTAAACGAACGGAGTTGCGCGAATGAATGAACTTGTGGTTGCGCTGGGCTGGGCCGGGCTCTTCTCCCCCATGGCCCTGGGTGCGATCGGCAGCGTCATCGGCTGCTCCGTGGCCGGGCAGGCGGCGATCGGGGCGATGGTGGACACGGATTCCGGCTACGGACGTTACATCGGCGTCTCGGTGATGCCCTCCTCGCAGGTCATCTACGGCATCGTCATCATGTTCAGCCTGCAGCGCGACGTCACGCCCGTGACCGCACCGGCGCTCTTCGGCATCGGTCTGCTCTCGGGTCTCGCGCTGCTCTTCTCGGCGATGCGTCAGGGTCAGGCGTGCGCCTCGGCGATCCATGCCAGCAAGACCAAGCCCGAGATCTTCGGTCTGTCGTTGGCTCCGGCCGCCATCGTCGAGGGCTTTGCGGTGTTCGCCTTCGTGTTCGCGCTGGTGTTGGCCGGCGGGATCCCCGGATGAGCCGCACGAGCAGCGAGGGGCGCGACACCATGACCACAGAAGACAAGGGCGCACTCAAGAACCTGGCATCGTCCGGGGTCGAGGCGCTGATCGAGCGACTGCGCGACGAGGGTGTGCAGGTCGGTCACGCCGAGGCGCAGCGGATCGAGGCGGAGGCACGGCGCGAGGCCGCCCGCATCGTTCGCGATGCCGAGAATCGGGCCAAGGCCGTCCGCGAGGCGGCCCAACAGGAAGTCGATGCGCTGCGCAAGGGCGGCGAAGAGGCGCTGCGGATCGCCATGCGCGACACCGTGCTGCGGCTCAAGGCCGACCTTGCCGATCGTTTCAGCGACGAGGTCAAACGGCTGATTGCCGCCAAGATCGAGCAGGAGGCATTCCTCGAGCGCTTGATCCTGGAAGTGGCCGCCAAGGCGCGCGCGGAGGCCGGGGTCGACGCCGGACAGGACGTCGAGATCCAGTTGCCCAAGGCGCTGGTGAGTCCGGACGAGCTTCGCCGCAACCCGCTGGAGCTGCGCGAAGGATCCTTGTCGCACTTCGTGCTCTCCTTGGCGGGAAACATCCTGGCCGAGGGCGTGACCTTCGGGGTCGCCGCCGGCACCGAAGGCAAGGGCATCCGGCTCGCACTCAAGGGCAAGGACGTGCACATCGACCTGACCGACGAGACGGTCGCCGCCACCCTGCTCGCGCATCTTCAGCCGCGCTTTCGGGCGATCCTCGAAGGCATGGTGAAGTAAAGGGCCGAGGCGACCGTGGCGCACTCCGACCGTTACGCGATGCTCTTAAGCTCGCTGCCTTATCACGGCCCGCTCTTCGGTGCCAAGCAGACCCCCTTGTCGCGCATCCGACTGAACCAGCGTCTGGCCTTGCTGGATCCGGTCGAGGCGGACTGTCTGCGTCACGCCAGGCGGCTGCTCGAATGGGCTCAACAAGAACCCGACCGGACCGACGCCCAAGCCGTGGTCCGCGCCAAACAGGTCATCGACGGGATCACGAATCCCTTTATCCGGGATCTGGTGACCTGGCGTCTCGAGATGCGCACCCTGGTCGCCGCCCTGCGGCGGCGGCACCGCGGCGAGTCCGCGCCGCGCGACCGCCGCTGGGGCTTCGGCCGCTGGGTGGGCCGGATCATGCAGCACTGGAACGAGCCCGCCTTCGGTCTCGAGCGCGCCATTCCCTGGTTGCCCGAGGCCGAGCGTCTGCTGCGTCGCGGCGCCACCGTCGATCTCGAGCGTCTGCTGCTCGGTGCGGTCTGGAACCACTTGGAGAGCTGCAGCGACGGGCACTATCTCGATTTCGAGGCCGTCGTCATCTACGTCCTGCGCTGGGACATGATCGCGCGCTGGACGACGTACGACGGCGCGGAGGCAGCGCGACGCTTCGACGAGCTGGTCGAGCAGGCGATGGCGGGGGTCGAGAAGAGCTTGCGGCCGTCCGCCGCCGCTCCCCGACCGGAACGCACTTAAACCGCGCCCGGTGCGGTATGCGATGTTTTTGGATGGGATCGGCCGCGGCAGACGTGACGACCGCTGGAGCTGGCGCGGTTTAAGAGGTTAAAAAATAAATCATTTTAAACCGCGTCCCACCGAGGTCGAGGACATCTCCAAAGCCGAACGCAAAATGAGAATGACGCATGTCACTCTAGACGCGGTTTAAACCTGTCGACCGCTGGCCCGACGTCGGCGCCCTACTGGATCTATTCATGGCAAGACACACGACCCGAGGCAAGCCCAGGCACGAGGAACGGCCGCGTGCCTCCGAAGGCGCCTCCCCGACACAGGACCTCGCCAAGATGCGCGACGACGACTCGCCCGCACCGCCGGCTCCACCCGCGCCTCCCGCGCAGGCCGATGCACTCGCTCGCGTCGTGGCGGTTCAGGAGAGCCTGGTGACCATCGAGGCCGGGTGGGAAAACGGGACCCGTCGCTCCCTGATGAAGAACGAGGTGGTCCTCATCCTGCCGGGCCGGGTACCCCCCGATGGACGCCAGGAACGGCTCAAGGCCGAGGTCCTGAGGGTGCGTGGCTATACCGCAGACGTCCAGGTGTTCGAAGACACGCGCGGCATCACCATCGGCGACCCGGTGGAGCAGACCGGCGAGATGTTGTCGGTCGTTCTCGGCCCGGGCTTGCTCGGCCAGGTCTACGACGGTCTGCAAAGTCCGCTCGACAAGATCGCCATCGAGCACGGCATCTTTTTGCCGCGCGGGGTGGATCTCGATCCGCTGGACCGAGAGCGGAAATGGTCCTTTGTCCCCGCCGTGTCGCAAGGCGCGCGCCTGGGGTCCGGCGGTCTGCTCGGTACGGTTGCCGAGGGCCGCTTCACGCACAAGATCATGGTGCCGTTCGATCAGGAGGGCGAGGTCGAGGTCACCTGGATCCAGGAAGGGAGCGTGACGCTCGACACCCCGGTCGCGCGCATCCGCGATACCGGGGGCGAGGAGCACTCGGTCGACCTGACCCAGCGCTGGCCGGTCCGCCGCCCGCTGACCGAGCACATGCTCCGCGCCCGCACGACCGAGAGGCTTTACCCGAACGAGCCGATGATCACGACGATGCGCACCATCGACACCTTCTTCCCGGTCGCGCGCGGCGGGACCGCCTGTATCCCCGGCCCCTTCGGTGCCGGCAAGACCGTCCTGCAGCATTCGCTGGCCAAGCATGCGGCGGTGGATATCGTTCTGGTGGTCGCCTGCGGCGAGCGCGCGGGCGAGGTCGTGGAGACCATCCAGGAATTCCCGCGTATCAAGGACCCGGCGACCGGCGGCTCGCTGATGGACCGCACCATCATCATCTGCAACACCTCGTCCATGCCGGTGGCGGCGCGCGAGGCGTCGATCTACACCGGCATCACCATCGGCGAGTATTACCGCCAAATGGGCTATCACGTCCTGCTCCTGGCGGACTCGACCTCGCGCTGGGCGCAGGCGATGCGCGAGACCTCGGGGCGTCTGGAAGAGATCCCGGGCGAGGAGGCCTTTCCGGCCTATCTGGAATCGGCGATCCGCAGCGTCTACGAGCGCGCCGGCCTGATCCGCAGCGCCGACGGCGGCCTGGGCAGCCTGACCATGATCGGCACCGTCTCCCCGGCCGGCGGCAACTTCGAGGAACCCGTCACGCAGGGGACACTCAGCACGGTCAAGAGCTTCCTCGGGCTCTCCTACGACCGTGCGTACCGCCGCTTTTACCCGGCGATCGATCCGTTGATCTCCTGGTCGCGCTACCTCGAGCAGTTGTCCGATTGGTACGCCCGCAACCTGGACCCGACCTGGACCGAGCGTGTCAAGGCCCTGAAGGATCTGCTGGTACGCGGCGACAGTGTTCAGCAGATGATGCAGGTGACGGGCGAAGAAGGCATCACGACCGACGACTATGTCGTCTATCAAAAGGCGCTCTTCCTCGACATGGTCTTCCTTCAGCAGGACGCCTTCGACGATGTCGACGGCTCGGTCCCCATGGATCGCCAAAAGCTTACCTTCGATCGCGTCTGGGGCATCGTCGAGCAAGAGCGCAGCTTCGAGGACAAGACCGCGGTGCGACACCACTTCAACAAGCTGACCGGGCTCTTCAAGAACTTCCACTACGCCGCGCCCGAGTCGCCGGACTACGCGCGTCTGCTCGCCGAGATCGACGCAATGACGACCTAAACCGCGTCCAGAGCGAGATGCTCACTTTCGCGTGAGTTCGACGCTCGGTGCATCCACGGCCCTTAGCGGCGACGCGGTTTAAGGTATTAAAAGGAGACCGGGGTTCTGCGTGCCTGCTATCAGCGCAGCGATTATCCCTCGTCCTTCTTCAATCGCGACGGTGATCTGGAGAAGCATTGGGGGCCGGGGTTGAGCCTCGGTTACGAACAGCGCCTCTGGAACAACCGCATCGCGCTCTACCATCGTCAACTGAGTTTCACCGCCGTCAACGGTACCGGCCAAGATCTCTTGTTCACCTGGACCGGGGTGAGCGTAACCTTGGACGGAGGGTTCGTCGGCGCCATGGAATATCAGATCGTATACGACAGCAGGCCGTCCGATCAGGCTCTCACCACCGATACCACGCTGCTCCTCAAACTCGGATATCAATGGCAATGACGCAAGACCCGAAGCCTGTCGCACCGAGATCGATCGAGGGATTCCAGCTCGCCCTGGATGCCGGCAAGCTTTGGCTCGAGCACAACGCCTTTAGCCATGCCGGCGCCTTGGCCTTCTTTACGCTGTTCTCCCTCGCACCCACCGTCGTCATCGTCGCCGCGGTCTTGGGCCTGGTGCTGGGGGAGAGTGCGGCCCAAGGCGAGATTGCCGCCCGGCTGCAGGACGCCATCGGGGTCGGCGCGGCTCAAGCGATCGAGCACGCGGTCTTGATGTCGCGGGTGGAGACGACGGGCTTGATGCCGACCTTACTCGGGATCGGTGCTGTCGTGGTCGGTGCAACCACGGTCTTCACCCAGTTGCGCTTCTCGCTCAACACCATCTGGGGTGTCAGACCCAACCCCGAAAGCAGCGGTTTGTTGCGCATGGCCATGACGCGAATCCTGGCCTTGTTCGTGGTGCTTTTGATCGGCCTGGCGTTGTTGCTCTACAGCGTGATCAGCACAGCGCTGAGCGCGATCGCGCCGTACCTGGACCTGTCGTTGCCGGGCCTGGAGCTGTTGTGGATCGGCGGTCAATCGGCGATCGCGCTGCTGATCGCGACGGCCTTCATCGCAACCCTGTTCAAGGTGCTGCCGGACGTGATCCTCTCCTGGCGGGACGTGATGATCGGCGCTATCGTCACCGCGCTGATGTTCGCAATCGGGCGCTACGGCATGACCCTGTTTCTCGCACACACCGCGAAGGTGACAACCTTCGGTGCGGCGGCCTCACTGGTGGTCGTCCTGTTCTGGGTCTATTTCTCGGCGCTGATTTTCTTGCTTGGCGCGGCCTTCACGCGCATCCATCTCCATGCGCGCGGCAAGCCCGTCGTCCCCCGTAAATCGGCGGTCAGGGTTACGCAGGAATTCGTTCGGCAATCGCCTTGAACCGCGTGCAGAGCGATATGCGTCATTTTCGAGTGAGTTCGACGTTTGGTGCATCCACAACCCTAAGCCGACGCGGTTCAAAATGATATATTTTTTAATATCTTAAACCGCGCCAGCGCCGACGGTCGTCGGAGCTGGCACGGCGAAGCCATTCCTGCAAATGACACATACCGCACCGGGCGCGGTTTAAGCGCAACCGCGAGTCGATATGGCACAGACCCAATCCGCGTCCGGTGATGCGACTCGAACCTCCGACCCGCGCGCGCCCGAGCGGATCGTCTTTGCGGTCGAGAGCCTGGTCAAAACCTACGTCATGGGCGAGGTCGAGATCCAAGCCCTGCGCGGCGTCGACATCGCGCTTTATGCCGGCGAGCTGGTGGTCATGCTCGGGGCATCGGGTTCGGGCAAATCCACCTTGCTGAATATCCTCGGCGGACTCGACCGCGCGTCCGGCGGCCAGGTCCGCTATCTCGACCAAGACCTGACACGGGCCGACGACAAAGCCTTGACCGCCTTCCGCCGGCAGCACGTCGGCTTCGTCTTCCAGTTCTACAACCTCATCTCCAGCCTAACCGCCCGCGAGAACGTCGCCATCGTCACCGAGATCAGCCCCGATCCCATGACCCCGGAAGACGCCCTTGCCCTGGTCGGGCTCGAAGACCGTCTGGACCACTTCCCCTCCCAACTCTCCGGCGGCGAGCAACAGCGCGTGGCCATCGCCCGCGCTGTCGCCAAGCGGCCGACCGTGCTGCTCTGCGACGAGCCCACCGGCGCCTTGGACTCCAAGACAGGTATCCGCGTCTTGCAGGTCATCCAGCAGATCAACCGGGATCTCGGCACGACCACGGCCGTCATCACACACAACGCAGTGATCGCCGACATGGCCGACCGCGTGATTCGCTTGGCCGATGGACGCGTGCAGGAGGTTCAGGTCAACGCGAGTCGCAGGGATCCCGTCGAGTTGGATTGGTGATCTAAACCGCTGATCTAAAACGCATCCCCTCGTGTATGCGGGGCTGGAGCCGATCTCGGGCCCGTGCCGATCAACGATTGTCGGCTTCGATGCGTTTTAGATGTTCTTTTTTTGGGGTGTGATTTTCGCTGATTCTGCGCCTTGCACCCTGCGTAGATACCCGCATTTGCACCGCCAGTGCAGCGATTGGCTATCGCCGCCGCGGCGGCTCAACGACCGGGGTTGAGGGCCGGTAATGCAGCGCGTTTGATTCGCGATACGCGACTCTTGCGCGGGCGAAGCCCCGCGCCGCGGCCGACCTGCCGTATGAAGTCGCGCTTCCATCGCGAGAAGTCGAGATCCTGTCGGCCGTAGAGCGCGGCGTCCAGCTCCTGCATCAGCCGGGTCAAGGTTGCCGGGTCCGCGTGCGGACGTAAGCTCAGGATGAGTCGGGTGAGGTTGGGCTGAGTCGCCTCGCCTTGGAAGCGCAGCCGGCTGCGGGCATCCGCTTCGAAGCGGTCGCACCAGTCGACGGGGTCCGATGCGCGATTGGCGTGGCGCACGCACATCAGGAATCGGCTGCTCGGCGGGAGTGCTGCGGCCACGGCGGCGTGCATGCGCGCGACCAGCGGTTCGGGTCGCAGGCGACGGGTGAGGCGACTCCAGCGGTTGACGATCATGGAACCGAATCCTCGGAGTCCGACGATCAGCCCTGCCGCGGGCCGGACTCGCGCTCGATCTGTCGACTGCGGTTTGGTGGCATAGAAGACGCCGCCCCAATACCCCGCGATCAGCAGCAGAAGCCCCGTCAGCGGGAGCCAGACGAGGCCCCAGTCCTCCGCGGTCATGACGGAGGAGGGCATGCCGAAGGGGCCGCTCTCTCCGCCGATGCTCAAGGTGCGCATCGGCAGACTCGTGACCTTTCGGGTGCCCGAGTCGGTGTTCCACCAGGCGACACCGATCTCGGGAAGGGTCAGTCGACCGGCGGATTGAGGGACCAGGGTGTAGTACTCGGTCCGGCGTGCGACCAAATCACGGCGGTCCGCCGAGAGACCGCTTTCCGTGAGCACTTGCTCGCGATAGACGCGGTGATCCGGTCCGGCGAGCTGGTCTTCCAGGCTCGGCAACTGAGCCGCCGTGCCTCCCGTGGCGACAAGCTCCAACGCCAGCGTGACGGGCTGCCCGGGGACCAAAGTGGTTTCGCGATCGATGTCGGCCTTGAGACTTAATGATCTCAAGGGCAACCAGGGCGTCACCGCGCTCATGGCCGGTCGAACCTGAAGGCGAATCGGGCGGTCGGTCACCGACTCGAAGCGCTGCATGCCGCCGCCGGGGCGTCGAACGGTTCCCGTCACCTTGATGGGTGGAATCTCGATAGCGCCCGGCCGCAAAGGGATCAGGGTCAAGATGAAGGTGTTGACGATCTCGCGTCGGCCTCCCTCGGCAGCGCGGGATTCCGGCGTCGGTCCGTCCAGACGCTGGATGAGTGCGTCACCGGTCGCCGGAAGAGCGAGTGTCGCTTCGCCGGGGTTCTCCGAGGTGATCAGCCGAAGACGCAGCAGCAGGGGTTGCTGCACATAGGGCTCCGGCTCGCCGAGCGTCGCTTCGAGCCGAGGCGGCGATGCTTGCGGTTGGGCCCCATAGTGCCCCGGATAGTGCCCCGGATATTGCCCCGGCATCTGCCCTGGCATTTGGCCCGGGAACTGACCATAACCGGGTGCCGGCATCTGGCCCGGAGGATAGGCCGGTGGAGCAGCCTGCGGATAGGCCGGCGGGGTGCCTTGCGCATGGGTCGGGGGCTGGGGGCGGAACTGCCAGGCTCCGGCCTGCGGCGGGGGTTGGCCGTAGGGTCCCTGCGGCTGGAAGGACTGTTGTCCCGGATGACCGTAGGGCCAGGCGCTCGCCGCTTGTCCGAACAACCCCAGCATGAACCCCAGGATCAGGACCATTGACGGACCCGGCCCCGGAATCATCAGACCGGATAGCCTGGTCGGACACCGCGGGCGATCGGTGCGTATCACCACGGCCGATTCTCCAGGATGGGCGCACCCGTCGTCTGCATCCAACGCAGCTCCTCGAGGCGATACTGATTGCGGATCAAGAGTGACGGGTCGCCCTCCACCTGCTTGAGCCGCTGCTCCATCACGGCCATGCCTGCACCCAGGGCGGGTGAGCCGTCGATTGCGCCGCGTTCCTCCGTCGCATCTTCGCCTAATTGATCGCCGGGCCGGTCGCCGAGTTGATCGAAACGCTCTGCAGCCTCGGGTTGGGCCTCGGTGCCGAGCGTCTCGGGTGGTTTCACCTCTGCCGGAGCGGGCGGCCCCGGACGGGGTGTCCGGCCGGTGGCGTCGTCGGTGCCACCGTCTTCGCGGTCGGGCTGGCTCGGGTCCGAGCCCGGGGCGTCTGCGCTATCCGGCTCTGCTGAATCCGGCTCCTTGCCGTTGTCGTCGGGTGATTCGGGCTCGCCGCGACTCGGGTCACGCCCGTCCTTCGCTTCGTCTCCGGATGTTTCATCTCGGGGTGATTTGTCCCGCGGTGCTTGCGTCGGAGCCTCCTCGCCGTCGGCGGACTCGTCCTCTTGCAGTGTCGCGGAGGGGGCAGTCGATGGCTTGGACTCGGAGTTGTCCTCGCCGGAGGTGCCCTTGGGCGTAGTCCGGTCTCCGGCGTCGCCTCGATCGCTGTCGCTCTCGGTTTGATCGGACTCGCCGGTATCCGAGTCGGTTACGCTGTCCGCTGCCGTGCCGGTCCGATCCGATTCATCCGCGCCGCGTGCGTCGCTGGAGTCACCCTGCGCCTCGCCATCGTTGGGTTCGGATGTGTCGCTGCCTTGCCCTTGACCGGCCTCGTCGCCTTCACCCTCGGTTTGCGACGCGCTTTGCTGGCCCGAGCCGTCGGAGGATTGATCCTGAGAGCCGCTGTCCTCGCCTTGCTCGTCGCCGGAGTCCTCGCCTTCGGATTCTTGTTGCTGCTCCGAGCCTTCTTGTTGTTCGGCTTGCTGTTGCTGCTCCCCCTGCTGCTGGTCGTCTTCTGATGTCTGCTCATCCTCGGACTGCTGCTGCGACGTTTGCTGCTCCTGTTGCTCTTCTTGTGATGCCTGATCCCGTTCTTCGGTGCTCTGTGTCGGATCCTCACCATCCTCTTGCTCCGAGGCGTCCCGAAACTGCTCCTGCTCGAGCCTCGCCAAAGCGGCTCGGGTGACGGCAAGATTATGGGCCGCATCCGTGTGGCTCGGATCCTCGCGCAGGACCGATTCGTAAGCCGTCGCGGCGCCCGCATAGTCGCCGCGCTTGAAGCGGGTGTTGCCGAGGTTGTAGCGGGCCGATTGGCTTTCCTTGCCGTG
The sequence above is drawn from the Thiocapsa rosea genome and encodes:
- a CDS encoding ATP synthase subunit C produces the protein MNELVVALGWAGLFSPMALGAIGSVIGCSVAGQAAIGAMVDTDSGYGRYIGVSVMPSSQVIYGIVIMFSLQRDVTPVTAPALFGIGLLSGLALLFSAMRQGQACASAIHASKTKPEIFGLSLAPAAIVEGFAVFAFVFALVLAGGIPG
- a CDS encoding DUF2764 family protein; the protein is MAHSDRYAMLLSSLPYHGPLFGAKQTPLSRIRLNQRLALLDPVEADCLRHARRLLEWAQQEPDRTDAQAVVRAKQVIDGITNPFIRDLVTWRLEMRTLVAALRRRHRGESAPRDRRWGFGRWVGRIMQHWNEPAFGLERAIPWLPEAERLLRRGATVDLERLLLGAVWNHLESCSDGHYLDFEAVVIYVLRWDMIARWTTYDGAEAARRFDELVEQAMAGVEKSLRPSAAAPRPERT
- a CDS encoding V-type ATP synthase subunit A — translated: MRDDDSPAPPAPPAPPAQADALARVVAVQESLVTIEAGWENGTRRSLMKNEVVLILPGRVPPDGRQERLKAEVLRVRGYTADVQVFEDTRGITIGDPVEQTGEMLSVVLGPGLLGQVYDGLQSPLDKIAIEHGIFLPRGVDLDPLDRERKWSFVPAVSQGARLGSGGLLGTVAEGRFTHKIMVPFDQEGEVEVTWIQEGSVTLDTPVARIRDTGGEEHSVDLTQRWPVRRPLTEHMLRARTTERLYPNEPMITTMRTIDTFFPVARGGTACIPGPFGAGKTVLQHSLAKHAAVDIVLVVACGERAGEVVETIQEFPRIKDPATGGSLMDRTIIICNTSSMPVAAREASIYTGITIGEYYRQMGYHVLLLADSTSRWAQAMRETSGRLEEIPGEEAFPAYLESAIRSVYERAGLIRSADGGLGSLTMIGTVSPAGGNFEEPVTQGTLSTVKSFLGLSYDRAYRRFYPAIDPLISWSRYLEQLSDWYARNLDPTWTERVKALKDLLVRGDSVQQMMQVTGEEGITTDDYVVYQKALFLDMVFLQQDAFDDVDGSVPMDRQKLTFDRVWGIVEQERSFEDKTAVRHHFNKLTGLFKNFHYAAPESPDYARLLAEIDAMTT
- a CDS encoding DUF481 domain-containing protein, yielding MSLGYEQRLWNNRIALYHRQLSFTAVNGTGQDLLFTWTGVSVTLDGGFVGAMEYQIVYDSRPSDQALTTDTTLLLKLGYQWQ
- a CDS encoding YihY/virulence factor BrkB family protein, producing the protein MTQDPKPVAPRSIEGFQLALDAGKLWLEHNAFSHAGALAFFTLFSLAPTVVIVAAVLGLVLGESAAQGEIAARLQDAIGVGAAQAIEHAVLMSRVETTGLMPTLLGIGAVVVGATTVFTQLRFSLNTIWGVRPNPESSGLLRMAMTRILALFVVLLIGLALLLYSVISTALSAIAPYLDLSLPGLELLWIGGQSAIALLIATAFIATLFKVLPDVILSWRDVMIGAIVTALMFAIGRYGMTLFLAHTAKVTTFGAAASLVVVLFWVYFSALIFLLGAAFTRIHLHARGKPVVPRKSAVRVTQEFVRQSP
- a CDS encoding ABC transporter ATP-binding protein; the encoded protein is MGEVEIQALRGVDIALYAGELVVMLGASGSGKSTLLNILGGLDRASGGQVRYLDQDLTRADDKALTAFRRQHVGFVFQFYNLISSLTARENVAIVTEISPDPMTPEDALALVGLEDRLDHFPSQLSGGEQQRVAIARAVAKRPTVLLCDEPTGALDSKTGIRVLQVIQQINRDLGTTTAVITHNAVIADMADRVIRLADGRVQEVQVNASRRDPVELDW
- a CDS encoding BatD family protein codes for the protein MVLILGFMLGLFGQAASAWPYGHPGQQSFQPQGPYGQPPPQAGAWQFRPQPPTHAQGTPPAYPQAAPPAYPPGQMPAPGYGQFPGQMPGQMPGQYPGHYPGHYGAQPQASPPRLEATLGEPEPYVQQPLLLRLRLITSENPGEATLALPATGDALIQRLDGPTPESRAAEGGRREIVNTFILTLIPLRPGAIEIPPIKVTGTVRRPGGGMQRFESVTDRPIRLQVRPAMSAVTPWLPLRSLSLKADIDRETTLVPGQPVTLALELVATGGTAAQLPSLEDQLAGPDHRVYREQVLTESGLSADRRDLVARRTEYYTLVPQSAGRLTLPEIGVAWWNTDSGTRKVTSLPMRTLSIGGESGPFGMPSSVMTAEDWGLVWLPLTGLLLLIAGYWGGVFYATKPQSTDRARVRPAAGLIVGLRGFGSMIVNRWSRLTRRLRPEPLVARMHAAVAAALPPSSRFLMCVRHANRASDPVDWCDRFEADARSRLRFQGEATQPNLTRLILSLRPHADPATLTRLMQELDAALYGRQDLDFSRWKRDFIRQVGRGAGLRPRKSRVSRIKRAALPALNPGR
- a CDS encoding tetratricopeptide repeat protein is translated as MSTTPILRHGVFSRSAAVLLMLAFCLPYPAFAGWFKTSEQEALETYQAGDFDAAAKSFSDPYRQGVALYRAGRLDEAEHAFGEAEHGKESQSARYNLGNTRFKRGDYAGAATAYESVLREDPSHTDAAHNLAVTRAALARLEQEQFRDASEQEDGEDPTQSTEERDQASQEEQQEQQTSQQQSEDEQTSEDDQQQGEQQQQAEQQEGSEQQQESEGEDSGDEQGEDSGSQDQSSDGSGQQSASQTEGEGDEAGQGQGSDTSEPNDGEAQGDSSDARGADESDRTGTAADSVTDSDTGESDQTESDSDRGDAGDRTTPKGTSGEDNSESKPSTAPSATLQEDESADGEEAPTQAPRDKSPRDETSGDEAKDGRDPSRGEPESPDDNGKEPDSAEPDSADAPGSDPSQPDREDGGTDDATGRTPRPGPPAPAEVKPPETLGTEAQPEAAERFDQLGDRPGDQLGEDATEERGAIDGSPALGAGMAVMEQRLKQVEGDPSLLIRNQYRLEELRWMQTTGAPILENRPW